CACCTTACGGGAATCGTTCTTACGGGTCTTTTCCGCCAAAGCCACCTGTTAACGAGGAGACAATCAAGACGGATAAAATTCAAATTGAGCGCAAAACATTTGTGTTTACGCTGAAGGAGAATCCACGCGGCCGTTTTCTCCGCATTACTGAAGATGTTGGCGGCAGACGCGATACGATCATTATTCCAGCTCCAGGTCTGGAGGACTTCAAGAGGCTGCTCGATGATATGGTAAAGGCTTCAGGCGATAGTCCACCCAAAGCTGAAGAGGAAGGAACTCAACCAGAATAATGGATTGAGTTCTTTGCAGGCATCTACACCAAAAAGCAAATAATCGATAAGGTTCACCGCTTTTTCAAAAAAGCGTCAGTCAGCCGTTATTTTTAAATGCGTCTGGACGTAAAACTTGGTCACACTAACCAGCTTCAGACACTGCCGCCTTGGCCTTACGACGGGGCTTAATTTTTGGCGCATCGCCCCAGAGTCCTTCGAGATTATATTTTTCTCGAACGTCTGACTTCATGACATGCACGATCACGTCAAAATAATCCAATACAACCCATGCCGTTTGCAGCGTGCCATCCACGGCTCTTGGCCTCAGATTGTGTTCTGTATGTAGCCTTTCCGTGATTTCATCCATGATCGCACGCAAATGCGGCTCACTGGTTCCCGAAGCCACTACGAAATAGTCCGTGACCGTGGAAAGCGCCCGCACATCCATGATCACAATGTTCTCCGCTTTACGGTTATCAGCCAATTCCCGGCAAAGTAA
The nucleotide sequence above comes from Pedosphaera parvula Ellin514. Encoded proteins:
- the rsfS gene encoding ribosome silencing factor, giving the protein MDSKKLALLCRELADNRKAENIVIMDVRALSTVTDYFVVASGTSEPHLRAIMDEITERLHTEHNLRPRAVDGTLQTAWVVLDYFDVIVHVMKSDVREKYNLEGLWGDAPKIKPRRKAKAAVSEAG
- a CDS encoding PUR family DNA/RNA-binding protein, which encodes MISNDRPSPYGNRSYGSFPPKPPVNEETIKTDKIQIERKTFVFTLKENPRGRFLRITEDVGGRRDTIIIPAPGLEDFKRLLDDMVKASGDSPPKAEEEGTQPE